A region from the Pararge aegeria chromosome Z, ilParAegt1.1, whole genome shotgun sequence genome encodes:
- the LOC120636296 gene encoding tyrosine 3-monooxygenase: MAVAAAQKNREMFAIKKSYSIENGYPSRRRSLVDDARFETLVVKQTKQSVLEEARARANDSGLESEFIQDAAQIGEGEKFEDADGNKNVLSDADTIDGTTKSDEDYTLTEEEVILQNAASESPEAEQAIQKAALLLRMREGMGTLARILKTIDNYKGCVEHLETRPSQETGIQFDALVKVSMTRINLLQLIRSLRQSTSFAGVNLLSDNISNKTPWFPRHASDLDNCNHLMTKYEPELDMNHPGFADKEYRERRKEIAEIAFGYKYGDPIPSISYSESENSTWQRVFNTVLELMPKHACKEYKAAFGKLQGADIFVPHRIPQLEDVSNFLRKHTGFTLRPAAGLLTARDFLASLAFRVFQSTQYVRHANSPFHTPEPDCIHELLGHIPLLADPSFAQFSQEIGLASLGASDSEIEKLSTVYWFTVEFGLCKENQQLKAYGAALLSSIGELLHALSDKPELRPFEPASTSLQPYQDQEYQPIYYVAESFEDAKEKFRRWVSTMSRPFEVRFNPHTERVEVLDSVEKLETLIWQLNTEMLHLTNAINKLRGSQFE; this comes from the exons AACGGCTACCCATCTCGCCGTCGCTCCCTCGTGGACGATGCCCGCTTCGAAACGCTGGTTGTCAAACAGACAAAACAAAGTGTGCTCGAGGAGGCTCGCGCCCGTGCCAATG ACTCTGGCTTGGAATCAGAATTTATCCAAGACGCCGCTCAGATTGGTGAAGGCGAGAAATTTGAAGATGCCGACGGAAACAAAAATGTTCTATCtg ATGCAGACACTATCGATGGTACAACCAAATCAGATGAAG ATTACACTCTTACCGAAGAGGAGGTAATTCTACAAAACGCTGCAAGTGAGAGCCCCGAAGCTGAACAAGCGATTCAAAAGGCGGCTCTGCTTCTTCGTATGCGCGAAGGCATGGGAACTCTTGCTCGCATCCTCAAAACCATCGACAACTACAAGGGTTGCGTTGAGCATCTAGAAACACGCCCTTCCCAGGAAACTGGCATCCAGTTCGATGCTCTGGTGAAAGTAAGCATGACTCGCATCAACCTGCTCCAGCTCATCAGATCCCTCCGCCAGTCAACCTCCTTTGCTGGCGTCAACTTACTCTCGGACAACATCTCCAACAAGACTCCATGGTTCCCACGCCACGCGTCCGACCTCGACAACTGCAACCATCTTATGACCAAATACGAACCGGAGCTCGATATGAATCACCCAGGATTCGCCGACAAGGAATACAGAGAGCGCAGGAAGGAAATTGCCGAAATCGCATTCGGTTACAAATATGGTGACCCAATCCCGTCCATCAGCTATTCCGAATCTGAGAACTCAACATGGCAGCGGGTGTTCAACACCGTACTTGAGCTGATGCCTAAACATGCCTGCAAGGAATACAAGGCAGCTTTTGGTAAGCTTCAGGGAGCTGATATCTTTGTGCCTCACCGCATCCCACAATTGGAAGATGTCAGCAACTTCCTCCGCAAGCACACCGGATTCACTCTTCGCCCAGCTGCTGGTCTACTGACAGCCCGTGACTTCCTCGCTTCGCTGGCCTTCCGTGTCTTCCAGTCCACACAATATGTGCGCCACGCTAACTCACCCTTCCACACACCTGAACC TGATTGCATCCACGAGCTTCTTGGACACATTCCGCTTTTGGCTGACCCAAGCTTCGCACAGTTCTCCCAGGAAATTGGTCTTGCCTCACTTGGCGCTTCAGATTCCGAGATTGAAAAGCTGTCCACT GTATACTGGTTCACGGTTGAATTTGGACTATGCAAAGAGAATCAACAGCTGAAGGCTTACGGCGCCGCACTCCTGTCTTCCATCGGAGAACTTCTGCACGCACTAAGTGACAAACCCGAACTCAGACCCTTCGAACCCGCTTCCACATCTTTGCAACCGTATCAAGATCAAGAGTATCAACCTATTTATTACGTGGCTGAAAGCTTCGAAGACGCCAAAGAAAAATTCAG ACGCTGGGTATCCACCATGTCGCGACCTTTCGAGGTCCGTTTCAACCCCCACACAGAACGCGTCGAGGTGCTCGACTCCGTGGAGAAACTTGAGACCCTCATCTGGCAACTGAACACAGAGATGCTACACCTGACTAACGCCATCAACAAGCTCAGGGGATCGCAGTTCGAGTGA